Proteins encoded by one window of Acidobacteriota bacterium:
- a CDS encoding SMP-30/gluconolactonase/LRE family protein, producing MKQRDFLLPMVLVAGLVSGSDTAAGDAGAGRVSTLAEVPGGTGGLVVDRDGFVYSADFGAILGDPKTAGTRLFRIAPDGETSVFARGFDGASGVALGADGSFYQSNIRGGFISRVAPDGQVTTFVKEGVSGPVGVVVDDQGVLWIANCGGNSIQKITADGSSSRFVESPLFKCPNGITLDPRGNLYVANFYSGDVIKITPGGEATVLATLPGGNNGHIVFAHGVLYVVARKAHQIYTVSLEGEVTLFAGSGEKGGADGALLEASFCFPNDIAVSPDGRRLYVNEVADETSEGRKLAPTRIRILER from the coding sequence ATGAAGCAGCGGGATTTTCTCTTGCCGATGGTTCTGGTCGCCGGTTTGGTATCGGGTTCCGACACGGCGGCTGGCGATGCCGGCGCCGGTCGAGTGTCCACCCTGGCGGAGGTGCCGGGCGGCACCGGTGGTTTGGTGGTGGACCGCGATGGCTTCGTTTACTCTGCCGACTTCGGCGCCATCCTGGGGGATCCGAAAACCGCCGGGACACGTCTCTTCCGAATTGCTCCGGACGGCGAGACTTCGGTCTTCGCTCGCGGCTTCGATGGTGCCTCGGGAGTCGCCCTCGGTGCCGACGGCAGCTTCTACCAGTCGAACATCCGGGGCGGCTTCATCAGTCGCGTCGCCCCGGACGGTCAGGTCACGACCTTCGTGAAGGAAGGGGTGAGCGGGCCGGTGGGCGTGGTGGTCGACGACCAGGGGGTTCTCTGGATCGCCAACTGCGGCGGCAACTCGATTCAGAAAATAACCGCCGACGGATCCTCGTCTCGCTTCGTCGAGAGCCCGTTGTTCAAGTGTCCCAACGGCATCACTCTCGACCCGCGCGGCAACCTCTACGTCGCCAACTTCTACAGCGGTGACGTGATCAAGATCACGCCCGGGGGCGAAGCGACGGTGCTGGCGACCCTGCCGGGGGGCAACAACGGCCACATCGTCTTCGCCCACGGAGTGCTCTACGTCGTGGCTCGCAAGGCCCACCAGATCTACACCGTCAGTCTCGAGGGCGAGGTGACCCTGTTCGCCGGCAGCGGCGAGAAGGGCGGTGCCGACGGCGCGCTCCTGGAGGCGAGCTTCTGTTTCCCGAACGACATCGCCGTCAGCCCCGACGGCCGCCGCCTCTACGTCAACGAGGTCGCCGATGAAACCTCAGAGGGTCGCAAACTCGCGCCGACCCGCATCCGCATCCTCGAACGCTGA
- a CDS encoding AraC family transcriptional regulator — translation MKAESDVQTVVFTGPGLTLCRFRCPQGHERWRRENRIVDGHNIAFAEVPVEIRHADQPAVRIDPSVAAYYNHGDPFRRRQLHPAGDSGNIFLFDTETLLPALARHDPEPDRDRPLSLQAGPVDSGTYLKQRLLLATVEGRSTVDPDWVLEQALEILEEVLATSYEARSVPPSEDRRGRDRIEAVKDRLAFEWHRPLTLAELATEVGTSVFHLCRSFKRYTGVTVHTYRQCLRLRAGLVRLEQSDTSLADLALDLGFSHQSHFTETFRRAFGAPPGKVRKILREAD, via the coding sequence GTGAAGGCTGAATCCGACGTCCAGACGGTGGTGTTCACAGGCCCGGGCCTGACCCTCTGCCGATTCCGCTGCCCGCAGGGGCATGAACGGTGGCGGCGAGAGAACCGCATCGTCGATGGCCACAACATCGCCTTCGCCGAGGTGCCGGTCGAGATCCGCCATGCCGACCAACCGGCCGTCCGGATCGACCCGAGCGTCGCGGCCTATTACAACCACGGCGATCCCTTTCGACGCCGACAGCTCCATCCGGCCGGGGACTCGGGCAACATCTTCCTCTTCGACACCGAGACCCTTCTCCCGGCCCTGGCCCGGCATGACCCGGAGCCGGACCGGGACCGACCGCTGTCGCTGCAAGCGGGCCCCGTCGACTCTGGCACCTATCTCAAGCAGCGACTGCTGCTGGCGACCGTCGAGGGGCGGTCGACAGTGGATCCTGATTGGGTTCTCGAGCAAGCCCTCGAGATCCTCGAAGAGGTTCTCGCCACGAGCTACGAGGCGCGAAGCGTTCCGCCTTCCGAGGATCGGCGAGGGCGCGACCGGATCGAGGCGGTCAAGGATCGCCTGGCCTTCGAATGGCACCGACCGTTGACCCTCGCCGAGCTGGCCACCGAGGTCGGAACGTCGGTGTTCCATCTCTGCCGCAGCTTCAAGCGCTACACCGGAGTCACGGTGCACACCTATCGCCAATGCCTGCGCCTGCGAGCCGGGCTGGTGCGGCTCGAGCAGAGCGACACATCGCTTGCGGACCTCGCCCTCGACCTCGGCTTCTCGCATCAGAGCCACTTCACCGAGACCTTTCGGAGAGCCTTCGGCGCTCCCCCGGGCAAGGTCCGGAAGATCCTCCGCGAGGCGGACTAG